The Litoreibacter ponti genome includes a window with the following:
- a CDS encoding DUF5928 domain-containing protein encodes MAKIAFILLCHKDPGAIIEQAERLTAAGDCMAIHFDASADPAAYRQIREALDDNPNVAFAKKRVKCGWGEWSLVAATLHAMRAAVDEFPRATHFYMLSGDCMAIKSATYAHEFLDADDVDYIESFDFFASDWIKTGMKEDRLIYRHWFNERGRKKLFYASYELQKKLGWKRDIPSDLQMMIGSQWWCLRRRTVEWVLDFTRERPDVMRFFKTTWIPDETFFQTLVRHLVPSTEIKTRTLTFLMFTDYGMPVTFYNDHYDLLLSQDFLFARKVSPDATELKARLGDLYASERMDFQTSNEGRTLFKFLTGRGRIGRRFAPRFWERESSLGRERELMVIACKKWHVAKRLLARILEHTELKGAEYLFDEAGTVLPDLGGIQTTLDKRTRHRRALMRLLYDHYEQNRMVICLDPSNLDLLTDLFSDNSTTRLLEIECRFEDEYLLGHAKRVGLAGEMTPQDTIDRLLPTVRQNFLFESDQIKDADFPNYFKISENQSRAENAQPLVGFLDISEDQARKILDIDYLFED; translated from the coding sequence ATGGCAAAGATCGCCTTCATCTTGCTGTGTCATAAAGACCCCGGTGCGATTATCGAGCAGGCCGAGCGCCTGACCGCCGCAGGCGATTGCATGGCGATCCATTTCGATGCCAGCGCCGATCCGGCCGCGTATCGTCAGATCCGCGAGGCGCTGGACGACAATCCGAACGTGGCCTTTGCCAAAAAGCGGGTGAAATGCGGCTGGGGCGAGTGGTCCCTTGTTGCCGCGACCCTTCACGCCATGCGTGCCGCCGTGGACGAGTTCCCGCGGGCCACGCATTTCTACATGCTGTCGGGCGATTGCATGGCGATCAAGTCTGCGACCTATGCGCATGAATTCCTTGACGCTGACGACGTTGACTACATTGAAAGCTTTGACTTTTTCGCCTCCGACTGGATCAAGACGGGGATGAAGGAAGACCGCCTGATCTACCGCCACTGGTTCAACGAGCGCGGGCGCAAGAAGCTGTTCTACGCTTCCTACGAGCTGCAGAAGAAACTGGGCTGGAAGCGAGATATTCCGTCCGATTTGCAGATGATGATCGGCTCGCAATGGTGGTGCTTGCGGCGGCGCACGGTGGAGTGGGTACTCGATTTCACGCGCGAGCGGCCCGACGTGATGCGCTTCTTCAAGACGACCTGGATCCCCGACGAGACCTTCTTTCAGACCCTGGTGCGCCACCTCGTGCCCAGCACGGAGATCAAGACCCGTACGCTGACCTTCCTGATGTTTACCGATTACGGGATGCCGGTCACATTCTACAATGATCACTACGATCTTCTCTTGAGTCAGGATTTCCTGTTCGCGCGGAAAGTCTCGCCCGACGCGACGGAGCTGAAGGCGCGGCTGGGTGATCTGTACGCCTCCGAGCGAATGGATTTCCAAACCTCTAACGAGGGACGCACTCTGTTCAAATTTCTTACGGGGCGTGGTCGGATCGGTCGACGATTTGCGCCGCGCTTCTGGGAGCGGGAGAGCTCACTGGGTCGCGAGCGCGAGCTGATGGTGATCGCGTGCAAGAAGTGGCATGTAGCAAAGCGTCTGTTGGCGCGCATTCTCGAGCATACCGAACTGAAGGGGGCGGAGTACCTTTTTGACGAGGCCGGTACGGTTTTGCCCGATCTGGGCGGCATCCAGACCACGCTCGACAAGCGGACCCGGCACCGCCGCGCGCTGATGCGCTTGCTCTATGACCATTACGAGCAAAACCGGATGGTGATCTGTCTCGATCCCTCGAACCTGGATCTGCTGACGGATCTGTTCTCGGACAATTCGACGACGCGACTCTTGGAGATCGAGTGCCGGTTCGAGGATGAATACCTTCTGGGCCATGCCAAGCGGGTCGGGCTTGCGGGCGAAATGACGCCACAGGACACGATTGACCGTTTGCTGCCGACGGTGCGGCAAAACTTCCTGTTCGAGAGCGATCAGATCAAGGACGCGGATTTCCCGAATTACTTCAAGATCTCCGAAAATCAAAGCCGGGCGGAGAATGCGCAGCCTCTTGTGGGCTTCCTCGATATCTCCGAAGATCAGGCGCGAAAGATCCTGGATATCGACTATCTTTTTGAGGACTGA
- a CDS encoding sulfotransferase family protein, protein MGFPGTWMTESESLVYRVVPKCACSSIGQIMYYSDHGEFFDGDIHDATGKMHKWAIESSQPKIEANVKAHKSYAFTCVRNPYGRILSSFFDKICGIQRNGKRYRGNLVPLLIQKYGIEVGDPETGFEFDQIQSFRRFLLFARDTIRWRRPMDPDIHWSAMSGHISTFIVNGGRYDNIFFTEDFNPGMQSVMDAVKTKHKVDVAEIPRFNESEGHGPKRAHPIEDYFDDLSMHLVYEIYKRDFQLFKYDVDNPGNKKPIGEIDLDEVHVKLGD, encoded by the coding sequence ATGGGCTTCCCTGGCACCTGGATGACGGAGAGCGAAAGCTTGGTGTACCGCGTTGTACCCAAATGCGCCTGCTCCTCGATCGGCCAGATCATGTACTACTCCGACCACGGAGAGTTCTTCGACGGCGACATCCATGATGCTACCGGCAAGATGCACAAATGGGCGATCGAGTCGAGCCAACCCAAGATCGAAGCCAACGTCAAAGCCCATAAAAGCTATGCGTTCACCTGCGTGCGCAATCCCTATGGGCGTATCCTGTCGTCGTTTTTCGACAAGATTTGCGGCATCCAGCGCAATGGCAAACGGTACCGCGGCAACCTTGTGCCGCTGCTGATCCAGAAATACGGCATCGAAGTGGGCGACCCGGAAACAGGCTTTGAATTTGATCAAATTCAAAGCTTTAGGCGGTTTTTGCTGTTCGCGCGCGACACCATTCGCTGGCGCCGCCCGATGGACCCGGACATTCACTGGTCGGCCATGTCGGGCCATATCTCGACCTTCATCGTCAATGGCGGGCGATACGACAACATCTTCTTCACCGAGGATTTCAATCCCGGCATGCAATCGGTCATGGATGCGGTGAAGACCAAGCACAAAGTCGATGTGGCCGAGATCCCGCGCTTCAATGAGAGCGAGGGCCACGGCCCAAAACGTGCTCACCCGATCGAGGATTACTTCGACGATCTGTCGATGCATCTGGTCTACGAGATCTATAAGCGCGACTTCCAGCTGTTCAAATATGACGTGGACAACCCGGGCAACAAGAAGCCCATCGGAGAGATCGATCTCGACGAGGTTCATGTCAAGCTGGGCGACTGA
- a CDS encoding adenosine kinase — protein MSKTFQVVGIGNAMVDVLSSSTDEFLAENGIGKGIMQLTDRERGVALYDLIGPAKEISGGSAANTIAGIAHLGGATAYVGKVKDDQLGAIFSHDLRAQGATYETPLAPKDHEAETGRCIVLVTPDGERSMNTYLGVTEFLGPDDVDADQCADADWIYLEGYRFDGPASVAAFDKAIAACKGAGGRVSITLSDPFCVDRHRDAFRGLIKDHTDLLFCNRSELLSMYQTEDFDAALAQAAAEVEIVACTDSENGAHIVSGNDRWHAPAMPVQIVDATGAGDLFAGAFLWALTNGHDLESCGRMGCIAASEVISHIGARPEADLKALFAEQGLL, from the coding sequence ATGAGTAAGACGTTTCAAGTTGTCGGTATCGGCAACGCCATGGTCGACGTGCTGTCGTCCTCCACGGATGAATTCCTGGCCGAGAACGGCATCGGCAAGGGGATCATGCAGCTCACCGATCGCGAACGCGGTGTGGCGCTATATGACCTGATCGGCCCCGCCAAGGAGATCTCGGGCGGCTCGGCGGCCAACACCATCGCGGGCATCGCCCATCTGGGCGGCGCGACGGCGTATGTGGGCAAGGTCAAGGACGACCAGCTCGGCGCGATCTTCTCCCACGATCTGCGCGCGCAAGGCGCCACCTACGAGACCCCTTTGGCCCCCAAGGATCACGAGGCCGAAACCGGGCGCTGCATTGTGCTGGTTACCCCGGATGGCGAGCGGTCGATGAACACCTATCTCGGGGTGACCGAATTCCTTGGCCCCGATGATGTCGACGCGGATCAATGCGCCGACGCGGATTGGATTTACCTGGAAGGCTACCGGTTCGACGGCCCGGCCTCCGTCGCCGCGTTCGACAAAGCCATTGCTGCGTGCAAAGGCGCGGGCGGGCGCGTGTCGATCACGCTCAGCGATCCGTTCTGCGTGGACCGCCACCGCGACGCCTTTCGCGGGCTGATCAAGGACCACACCGACCTTCTGTTCTGCAACCGCTCCGAATTGCTGTCGATGTACCAGACCGAAGATTTCGACGCGGCGCTGGCGCAAGCCGCCGCCGAGGTCGAGATCGTGGCCTGCACCGATAGTGAAAACGGCGCACATATCGTTTCTGGAAATGACCGCTGGCACGCCCCGGCGATGCCGGTTCAGATCGTGGATGCCACCGGCGCGGGCGATCTGTTCGCGGGCGCGTTTCTGTGGGCGCTGACCAACGGACACGATCTGGAGAGCTGCGGTCGCATGGGCTGCATCGCCGCGTCCGAGGTCATCAGCCATATCGGCGCCCGTCCCGAGGCCGATCTGAAGGCGCTATTTGCCGAGCAAGGACTGCTCTGA
- the nth gene encoding endonuclease III, with product MTKPAKQLDYHTIHEIFSRFEASDPAPEGELNHVNAYTLVVAVALSAQATDVGVNKATEALFKIADTPQKMLDLGEEKLIAHIKTIGLYRNKAKNVMKLSRILVDEYGGEVPSSRAALTALPGVGRKTANVVLNMWWKHPSQAVDTHIFRVGNRTGICPGKNVDVVERAIEDHIPVRFQQHAHHWLILHGRYVCKARKPVCANCIIRDLCTSEEKTHE from the coding sequence ATGACAAAGCCTGCCAAACAGCTCGACTACCACACGATCCACGAGATTTTCTCGCGGTTCGAGGCGTCCGACCCCGCCCCGGAGGGAGAGTTGAACCACGTCAACGCCTACACGCTCGTCGTGGCCGTCGCCTTGTCCGCGCAGGCCACCGATGTCGGGGTGAACAAGGCGACCGAGGCGCTGTTCAAGATTGCCGACACGCCCCAGAAGATGCTCGATCTGGGCGAAGAGAAGCTGATCGCGCATATCAAGACGATCGGCCTCTACCGCAACAAGGCCAAGAACGTCATGAAGCTCAGCCGCATTCTGGTCGACGAGTATGGCGGCGAGGTCCCGTCGTCGCGCGCGGCCCTGACTGCGCTGCCCGGCGTTGGGCGCAAGACCGCCAATGTCGTGCTGAACATGTGGTGGAAGCACCCGTCCCAGGCGGTCGACACCCACATTTTTCGCGTCGGCAACCGCACGGGCATCTGCCCCGGCAAAAATGTTGATGTGGTCGAGCGCGCGATCGAGGACCACATCCCCGTGCGCTTCCAGCAGCACGCCCACCACTGGCTGATCCTGCATGGCCGCTACGTCTGCAAGGCCCGCAAGCCGGTCTGCGCCAATTGTATCATCCGTGATCTGTGTACCTCCGAGGAGAAGACCCATGAGTAA
- a CDS encoding Hint domain-containing protein, producing MPLATAPIPADPVAEPRRDSDLSAQALPISGFGAGTVVTTDDGPVPVEWLRRGDKVQTFGGGFKPVRWIGRDCLWAEPQQVPAVRLPVLSGVTEDSPMNPLIAARHRVVLTGWQVELYFGLESMLVEAKYVSPAQICFPDRATSKASCMHLLFEAPEIIQANGAWVETMQLSSGATQCLREDAAEKIDRLDLDLAAHAQPAMGVMHGWEAQQLGLDLAAMLDCDPLSIARA from the coding sequence ATGCCCCTCGCCACTGCCCCGATTCCGGCCGACCCCGTTGCGGAACCGCGCCGCGACAGCGATCTGTCCGCGCAGGCCTTGCCGATTTCGGGTTTTGGGGCGGGTACCGTAGTGACGACGGATGACGGGCCGGTGCCGGTGGAATGGCTGCGGCGGGGCGACAAGGTGCAGACCTTCGGCGGCGGCTTCAAGCCGGTGCGCTGGATCGGGCGCGACTGCTTGTGGGCAGAGCCGCAGCAGGTGCCTGCAGTGCGCCTGCCGGTGCTCAGCGGCGTGACGGAAGACAGCCCGATGAACCCGCTAATCGCCGCGCGGCATAGGGTGGTGCTGACCGGCTGGCAGGTGGAGCTGTATTTCGGGCTGGAGTCCATGCTGGTGGAAGCCAAGTATGTGAGCCCCGCGCAGATTTGTTTCCCGGACCGGGCGACGAGCAAGGCGTCTTGCATGCATCTGCTGTTCGAAGCGCCCGAGATCATTCAGGCCAATGGCGCGTGGGTCGAAACGATGCAGCTGAGTAGCGGCGCGACGCAGTGCCTGCGCGAGGATGCGGCGGAGAAGATCGACCGGCTGGATCTTGATCTCGCCGCCCATGCGCAGCCCGCGATGGGCGTCATGCACGGGTGGGAAGCGCAGCAGTTGGGGCTTGATTTGGCCGCGATGCTGGATTGCGATCCGCTGAGCATCGCGCGGGCCTGA
- a CDS encoding methylated-DNA--[protein]-cysteine S-methyltransferase, whose protein sequence is MEHKTDHITHDHAAQVEASYHYGLVKRAIEAVDEAKDGPLSLDALAAEMRMSPAHFQRVFSKWAGVSPGRLQQYLRLGHAKAMLEARFTTLETADSVGLSSSGRLHDLFVKWEAMSPGEFARKGDGLTIYWGWFESPFGPALVMGTEKGICGIGFAAETGEAAAMEDLTSRWPKATYVEDPMMLRPWVMDAFGATPDKPSDAPLYLIGAPFQIKVWEALLKVPTGHVTTYSEIAATVGNRKAVRAVGTAVGRNPISWLIPCHRALRKSGGLGGYHWGLPVKRAMLAYETALTDA, encoded by the coding sequence ATGGAACACAAAACCGATCATATCACCCATGACCACGCAGCGCAGGTGGAAGCCAGCTACCATTACGGGTTGGTGAAACGCGCGATTGAAGCGGTGGATGAGGCCAAGGATGGCCCGCTGTCGCTGGACGCGCTGGCTGCCGAGATGCGGATGAGCCCTGCGCATTTCCAACGGGTTTTCAGCAAATGGGCGGGCGTGTCGCCTGGGCGTCTGCAACAGTACCTACGCCTCGGCCATGCCAAGGCGATGTTGGAGGCGCGCTTCACGACGCTGGAGACCGCCGACAGCGTTGGCCTGTCGAGCAGCGGGCGCTTGCACGATCTGTTCGTCAAATGGGAAGCGATGAGCCCCGGTGAGTTCGCCCGCAAGGGCGACGGGCTGACGATCTATTGGGGCTGGTTTGAAAGCCCCTTTGGCCCGGCGCTGGTGATGGGCACCGAGAAAGGCATCTGCGGGATCGGCTTTGCGGCCGAGACCGGCGAGGCGGCGGCGATGGAGGATTTGACCAGCCGCTGGCCCAAAGCCACCTACGTGGAAGATCCGATGATGTTGCGCCCTTGGGTGATGGACGCCTTTGGGGCGACGCCGGACAAGCCGTCGGACGCGCCGCTCTACCTGATCGGTGCGCCGTTCCAGATCAAGGTCTGGGAGGCTTTGCTTAAGGTGCCGACAGGTCACGTCACGACCTATTCGGAGATCGCGGCAACCGTAGGCAACCGCAAGGCGGTGCGCGCGGTGGGCACGGCGGTGGGGCGCAACCCGATCAGCTGGCTGATCCCCTGCCACCGCGCCTTGCGCAAATCGGGCGGCCTGGGCGGCTACCATTGGGGCCTGCCCGTCAAACGGGCGATGCTGGCTTACGAGACCGCGCTGACCGACGCCTGA
- a CDS encoding OmpA family protein, with amino-acid sequence MKPAILALPAAAFLLTACDASDPNQRAKNGALIGAAVGGALGANSTSDNKLERGIIGAAIGGAIGGAVGNELDKQADDLRRDLDSDEIGVVNTGTELRVTMPQDLLFATDSDRLRGDLVADLRAVAGNLNDYPNSTVIVVGHTDSTGEAGYNQRLSERRAQTVAGVLRSSGVSGNRLRTVGQGESQPVASNDSASGRAQNRRVEIIIRPTNT; translated from the coding sequence ATGAAACCTGCCATTCTCGCCCTGCCCGCCGCGGCCTTTCTGCTGACCGCCTGCGATGCCTCTGATCCCAACCAGCGCGCCAAGAACGGCGCTTTGATCGGGGCTGCGGTTGGCGGCGCGCTAGGGGCGAACTCGACCTCTGACAACAAGTTGGAACGCGGCATCATCGGGGCTGCCATTGGTGGCGCCATCGGCGGCGCGGTGGGCAACGAACTTGATAAACAGGCGGATGACCTGCGCCGCGATCTTGATAGCGACGAGATCGGCGTTGTGAACACCGGCACCGAGCTGCGCGTGACCATGCCGCAGGACCTGCTGTTTGCGACCGACAGCGACCGGCTGCGCGGCGATCTGGTGGCCGATCTGCGGGCGGTTGCGGGCAACCTCAACGACTACCCAAACTCGACCGTAATCGTTGTGGGCCACACCGACAGCACTGGCGAGGCGGGCTATAACCAGCGCCTGTCGGAGCGTCGGGCCCAGACCGTTGCTGGCGTGTTGCGGTCTTCTGGCGTGTCGGGCAACCGCCTGCGCACCGTGGGTCAGGGCGAAAGCCAGCCTGTTGCCTCGAACGACAGCGCATCTGGCCGCGCCCAGAACCGCCGGGTGGAGATCATCATCCGCCCGACCAACACCTAA